In a single window of the Thamnophis elegans isolate rThaEle1 chromosome 8, rThaEle1.pri, whole genome shotgun sequence genome:
- the BPHL gene encoding LOW QUALITY PROTEIN: valacyclovir hydrolase (The sequence of the model RefSeq protein was modified relative to this genomic sequence to represent the inferred CDS: deleted 1 base in 1 codon) yields MTRLARLRSLFSHLSSSARLAAVPRPTTAAYSTAITSAKVEVNGNHLHYQQTGNGNHAVLLLPGMLGSGQTDFEPQLKNMNKEIFTVVAWDPRGYGKSIPPVRDFPPDFFERDAKDAVDLMQALTFQKFSLLGWSDGGITALVAAAKYPDLIHKMVVWGANATVTEEDVKIYNGLRDVSKWSEKTRKPLEAMYGHEYFSKICSAWVDGISQFMKNPNGDICQRLLPHIKCPTLIIHGEKDPLVPRFHAEYLHKHIRGSRLHFMPEGKHNLHLRFAEEFNKMVEEFLV; encoded by the exons atgactcGACTTGCGCGGCTGCGGAGCCTCTTCTCGCACCTCTCCAGCTCCGCAAGGCTGGCAGCGGTCCCGAGACCCACGACGGCTGCCTATAG CACTGCCATAACCTCAGCAAAAGTAGAAGTGAATGGGAACCACCTGCACTACCAACAAACTGGAAATGGGAAC CATGCTGTGCTCCTACTCCCTGGCATGTTA G GCAGCGGTCAGACTGATTTTGAACCACAGCTGAAGAACATGAACAAGGAGATTTTTACTGTTGTGGCCTGGGACCCTCGAGGATACGGGAAGTCAATCCCTCCAGTCCGAGATTTTCCTCCAGACTTTTTTGAAAGAGACGCAAAAGATGCAGTTGACTTGATGCAG GCACTGACGTTCCAAAAGTTCTCCTTGTTGGGATGGAGTGACGGCGGGATAACTGCACTCGTAGCAGCTGCAAAATACCCAGATTTGATCCACAAAATGGTGGTGTGGGGAGCCAATGCGACCGTTACAGAAGAGGATGTGAAAATTTACAATG GTCTCCGTGATGTTTCAAAATGGagtgaaaaaacaagaaagcctttGGAAGCAATGTATGGACATGAATATTTCAGCAAAATATGTTCAGCTTGGGTAGATGGAATCTCCCAGTTCATGAAAAACCCAAATG GTGATATCTGTCAGCGTTTGCTGCCTCATATTAAATGCCCAACGCTAATTATACATGGTGAGAAAGACCCATTGGTACCCCGTTTTCATGCAGAATATCTCCACAAGCATATCCGAGGTTCACG GTTGCATTTTATGCCTGAAGGAAAACATAATTTACACCTACGGTTTGCGGAAGAGTTTAACAAAATGGTAGAAGAATTTCTTGTGTAG